The region GCTTCGTTGACCTCACCGAGCGACGCAACCGCCAGGAGGGGCTGCGCGTGCTCAATCGCGTGCTCAGACACAATCTGCGGAACGACGCCAACGTCGTCCTCGGTCACCTCGACACCGCCGCCGAGCACACCGAAAACGAGGACGTCGAGAAATCCGTCGAAATCGCGAAACACCGAATGGAGGGAAGTCTAGACCGTGCGCAGACCGCCCGGGAGTTCAGCCGCCACCTCGCCGCGGACGTGGAGACGACGCTCTACCCCGTGGACCTCGCGAGTGCGCTGACCCAGGCCATCAACAAAGTCGACACGGCCGGCGCCACCATCGAAGCCGACGTTCCCTCGAGGCTGTTGGTCCGGGGTGACGAGACACTCACCGCCGCGCTGCGGAACGTCATCGAGAACGCTGTCGAGCATACGGGCCCGTCGCCGACGGTCCAGATCCACGCCGAAGCCGACGAGGAGACGGTCATGCTCTACGTGGCCGACGACGGGCCGGGGATTCCGCCGGAGCGCCGCGCGAACGTGCTCGAACGCGGCGGCTCGGCAGTCAGACACGGCCAGGGGCTGGGGCTCTTTTTCGTCGACCGCCTGCTCTCGGTCTACGGCGGCGAGCTCAGACTCGGCGACAGCGAGCTCGGCGGCTGTTTGGTCGAACTGGAGTTCCCACGCGAGAACGCTGAGGGCGTCGAGTTCGAGCTGTCGGTGTAGTTCTTCTGAGTGGATTGGAGCGAGTGTGGTTTCCTGATCACCAGCAGCAACAGGACCGCGGAGTTCCCGAGACCTTGGAGGACCCGCACAGTACCGCGATGGTCTCCCCGCATCCTCCCCACGGCCTCGCGACCGGTGCGAGGCCGCGCGTCCACCGCTCCCGCACCGCTTCGTTGGCGCGAAGCGCTCGCACCTCCGTGTGCGATGGAGCGCGAGGGGCGAGCGAGGGCAACGCCCGAGCGAGTCGGCTGGGGAGGCGTGTGGCCGTGCAGCGGGGAGCGGTGCGGCACACGTAGTCAACGATACCGATGCTGGTGCGGGTGCTGTCCAATGCTGACCAGTGTACCCACGTTTTCCAGAAACTACAGTGAAAAAAAGAGATACGTTCGGATCGTCGAATTCCGCAACTGAGGTCTACTCCTCCCAGAAGGCACGCTGTCGGTCTTCGATCTCGGAAAGGACCACCGAGAGGATATCTCGCCAATCTGCCGGATGCGAGGTGTCGGTACCGAGTGTCGGTGCGTCAGGCCCTGGATGGACGTGCTCACGGGTGTTGTGATCGGAGGGATGTCTGTCCCAACGGTGATCGATTCGAGTTCGTCGTTGGTATACGTCTGAGTTGTAGCCATAGATGCCTACAGAGCTACTTGACCGGGCATCTATGGTACGCCGATCCCTGGTTCGACGCGTGGGAAAGAGTTCCGCATCGTTCTGTGCGTCGTCTGTGTCGATTGTATCCGTGCTACCCGATTAGCATTAACCGGGAGGGGTGATCCTGTTATTCAAATAAACCCAATATTTTCGCGTATGGAAAAAACAGATGAGTGACGACGACGTTGACGAGAATATCGACCTGGTCCCACTCGTCGATAATCGTCTCAACCGAACTGTGACCCGCGGACAGAAGTATGGTACACCACCCCGTGGACTATACGGTTTCGGGTCGAATCCCCCTCGTATGGCTACGGTGCTGGAGTTCACGAGTCCTGCTGCTGACTTTCCACTGGGGAGCATCTTCGAGGCCCTGCCGGAGGTGGAGGTCAAACTGGAGCGACTCATCCCACACGACACGCTGATAATCCCGTACTTCTGGGTGCGGGGGATAGCGGTCGAGGACATCGAAGCGGAGTTCAAGACGCACACCGGCGTAACAGATATCCGACTCATCGACAGCGTGGAAGACGAGTACCTCATGCGTGCCGAGTGGGAGAATGATTACGTTGGCGTCCTGGCCGCCCTCTCTGAGGCCAAAGTTACCCTTCTCACCTGTGTTGGGACGAAAGACGGGTGGCACTTTGAGGTGCGGGGCGAGTCGCAGACGGCGCTCAGCGAGTTCCGATCCATCTGACAGAAAAACGACATTCAAATCGAGGTTATTGCTATCCACACGATGCTTCCAGTCCAGGGCGAGGGGTTCGAGTTGACAGATACGCAGCGAGAAGCGCTGGTGTTGGCGTACGAACGCGGGTATTTCGATTCGCCACGGGAGTCATCGCTCGAAGCGGTCGCCGAGGAACTCGGGATCACCCAGCAGTCCCTGTCGTCTCGCCTCAGACGTGGGCATCGGCGACTCATCGAGAACACACTCATCGACATCTAGACGCGTCCGAACCACTCGTTGGCGGCAGTTTGCTTATATAGGTTTTGTACAGTCAGTAGTAGCATTAAACCCCGTCCGGGAGCTACTATTACTTACAATGTCGGGAGCAATTGCAGGTATCCAACTGTCACAGTCCGAGTCCGACGAGGGGTCCGGACTCTATCGAGCTCACTACGACCAGAACGAATACACACCGAGTCATGCTGTCATCACCGTATTGGCGGAGGTGATGGGGACTGACCCGACCGAGTCTTTACCGCTCTACGATTCCGTCGATCCAGATGCGCTGGATGCCGTCGTTCGGGTGCGAGACCCACACGATGGCGATATTGAAGTCACCTTCACGCACGAGGGCCACACCATAACCGTCCACAGTTACGGGGTGATCGATGTGGCGCCACTCGGCCACGAGGTGAGGACACTAACCGATGGGGCTGGGGATCTTGAATAACGACGGTTGAGACATCGATCACGACAGAAGCCGAATTGAACGCCGAACTGAATGGCCTCCTCCGCCGTGCGCACGACAAGGGGATCGACGTTGAGTCTGTGTCGTGTTCACGTATTATTCATTAACAATACGATCGAATGTTTGGTCGCGATGGCAACAACAGTCAATCAATCGACGATGCGGAACTACTCGAAGCGCACGCGTATCGTTGCTGCATGGCTCATTGATCCCGATTTCGACCGGCAGAGAGCCGCTGATGCGCTCAGCGTTTCGTATGAGTACATCCGGCAGGTCGTTACTGACTTGGAGTCGGAAGAGTGTGAGATGGTCGAAGACTGCGTGATGCTGGAGCGATTGAGAAGCAGCCCGATACAGTTGAGGTCAGTGTCGAGGAGATCCAATGCGAAATCGACCGTCACGGGACCCTAGAAGAGTCGGCTCAGCACGGGAACGAGGAGCGCGCGTGGATAGCAGGTAGCGCTCGCGGCTTCCTGCAGAGAATCATTTCCGGAGAGTAGCCGTGTTACTTCGCGCGGTCGCGGAGAGGTCCGAGGTTTCTCTGCAGTAGTGTTGTAGTGTTGTCGCGGAGATTCGACGGCTGGTGCGGACGGGTAAGTAGGTTTATGCTTGACTGAGGGCAATCGGGTGACAGCGGCGACCACCGAGCGTCCACCGTGCGGACTCGACACCACGAATACCCAACGGGCTTCGTGTCGCAGAGCCGTCCAGCGATTAGCAGTGGCTCGAAAGCATACGGTGCAGTAACGGGCTGCGAGGGACTTGAACCACGGTCACTCCCATTCGCTCGATTCTCTCGCTCACCTCTCGTTCCCTGCTTCAAGTCCTCTCACGGCGTCCGGCACGCCTCGCATTCGCTCGGCGGCCTATACGGGCTGAGAGGGACTTGAACCCCCGACCGTCTGGTTAAAAGCCAGACGCTCTCCCGAACTGAGCTATCAGCCCTCACGACGACCTAACCATGGGCGCCCCATAAGCGTTTAGAACCGGAGGCCGGCTACCCCGAAAGCTAAGCGACCCCCGACCAACCCACCTGCATGGACCTCCGAACACTCACCGAGCGACTCATCGCCTTCGACACCACCCAGGGCCAGGAGGCCGACGCGGCAGCCTGGTTCCGGGCGCAACTTGACGACCTCGGCTTCGAGACCTACCAGTGGGAGGCCGATCCCGAAGAACTCGCCAAGCACTCCTCGTTCCCCGACGACCCAGCGGAGATTCAGACCGAGAACCGCCCCAGCGTCGCGGGCGTGCTGGAAGTGGGCGACCCAGACGCGGGCGAAACCCTCGTGCTGAACGGCCACCTCGACGTGGTGCCAGCCGACGACGACGCTTGGACCTCCCCGCCGTTCGAACCAGTCTGGGGCGAGGAAGACGGCGCGGAAACCCTGACCGCCCGCGGCGCCGTCGACATGAAGGCTCCCCTCGCTGCCTGTGTGTTCGCTGCGCTGGATGCAGCCGAACGCGCCGAGGAGAACGGC is a window of halophilic archaeon DL31 DNA encoding:
- a CDS encoding PAS/PAC sensor signal transduction histidine kinase (TIGRFAM: PAS~PFAM: ATP-binding region, ATPase-like; PAS fold-4~KEGG: hbo:Hbor_05520 pas domain S-box~SMART: ATP-binding region, ATPase-like) — protein: MSESTSSLEPALYREAFAAGTGANLITDEAFRIVEANEDCLATIDWERETLLDESAERLFDEPLIFEEATDRLETGATWRSECTLMTGDGRRLQVEATATPLSVDGKRCGAVFGFVDLTERRNRQEGLRVLNRVLRHNLRNDANVVLGHLDTAAEHTENEDVEKSVEIAKHRMEGSLDRAQTAREFSRHLAADVETTLYPVDLASALTQAINKVDTAGATIEADVPSRLLVRGDETLTAALRNVIENAVEHTGPSPTVQIHAEADEETVMLYVADDGPGIPPERRANVLERGGSAVRHGQGLGLFFVDRLLSVYGGELRLGDSELGGCLVELEFPRENAEGVEFELSV
- a CDS encoding hypothetical protein (KEGG: htu:Htur_0863 hypothetical protein) — protein: MSGAIAGIQLSQSESDEGSGLYRAHYDQNEYTPSHAVITVLAEVMGTDPTESLPLYDSVDPDALDAVVRVRDPHDGDIEVTFTHEGHTITVHSYGVIDVAPLGHEVRTLTDGAGDLE